The window AGATTTTAAATGCACAAGTCACTTGCAGCCGGAAGTAGGCGTCAGCGTTTTACCCCAGACCAAAGTCCCGACcttaaccaaaccaaaaaaccGAAGTCTGATCCGAACCGTTATAAAAAATATCCGAAAACGGGACTTAAGAGTTGTACTTTCGGGTACAACCCGAACTAGGATCCGAATATATtcgaaattagttaaatatgttagtctttttatatatgttaagataatttaaatattttagagtattttaattatttatgtagTTTGTTTATTTCTTACTGTGAATAATTTTAGTTAGTTTAgatagtttaattaattttaattatatttttgaataatttatatattttgaatattttagttcagtttttaaaaacaatattttgttccaaaccgaaaccgatccaaaattttgaaaaacccGAATGAGACTTACGAGCATAGTACCAAAAATCCGAATCAACCGAGTACCGGGAGAAGTCAAGTTTAAACGTACCATATGCCTGATGGCCATATCAAGTGAATTTTTTGAGAATGACCTCCCAAGCCCGTTGTTACTGTCAGCGACAGTTGAAGAAGTCTTCAGGGTTCTCCGTGAAGTTACATCTGCAACGTTTGAAATCCTCCGAGGCTCTGGTGCATCCATGTGGTGCTGCAGTCCATTACCACCACCATAACGGCCTTTTCCTTGAGTCTCTGTGAGTCTTCCTCTCGTCACAACAGGAGATGAGTTCCTTCTCGTCAGTGGACCTTTTGGTTCTGGACTTGCCTTTGCCGTGATGCTGCTACCAGCTGCTGGTCTAGACCTGCCAGCTGATATTGGTCTTCCCTGGAGAGATGTTCTGAGATTAGGTGGTGTGTCAAGAGGGAAGTCTGCTAACACAATCGGCTGTTGCGGAGTGGTTCGAACTCTAGGTCCAGGAGAGCTTGGCCTAGACAATGAAGGTGTGACACGACAGTTTGTTCCTCCACGTCCGGTTGAAATATTTGATCCTGATGTTGCGGATGCAGAGGAGATGGATGGGGTTCGACGCGTTGGGGTTGAAGGACGAGAGTTTGGTCTAGAAGCAACTATGTTTGGGGAGTTAGCAGTGATCTGTGGTCTAGAAGTTGGAGTCGATGGTCTTGAGCTGCTTAGGGATGGTCTAGGCTTGTCCATAGATGAGCTAGATGACCCGGGACGGATTCTTGACGGAGTTGAGGCGCGTGATGCTGAAGAAGTTCGGGTGGGAGTGGAAGGTCTAGCGGAAGATGAGGAACGGGAGCTAGGGGATGAAGGTCTGATGTAGGATGAGACTGAAGCTGAGCTAGTGTTTAGGATTGATGATGGTGAGCGGTTTGAAGTAAATGAGGTGTATTGTGAGGTGGAGAGGGATGGGCGAGTCACGGAGCTGCTTCTAGCTGGACGTGTGGAGTGGTAACTTGTCTCAGACTGTGAAACCGAAAgctgcaaaaagaaaaatagtaaGGTAATAATTATTCAATTATAATAATCTTTTGAGACGTATTAACTCATGGAGGAAAAGAAGAAAGGAGGCTTTGGTTAATACCCTTGATGCCTTTGAAGCAGAGGTGGCTCTAGCGGAAGGTGTAATCTTTGGAGCAGCCAAAGATGAATGTGAGTCGTTTCCAAGAGGTGTTCCCGGTGGAGTAAGAAGCCTATAATAGATAACATAAATGATCAAAGGCAAAAACAAAAGACAAATAACACTACAAGTAGTAAATGATCCACTGTTCCATTAGAAgcacaaagagagagagagagagagagagagagagagagagagagagctaagCCACCGAGCAGAGATTGGGAAGAAGAGACTAACCAGTCATAATCATTTTTGCCTCCTTCAGCAGAGGACAACAGATCATCACCTTTTCCTCTGGGAGCTGGTTTGGATCCGACAGAGAGCCTCCCGAGTTTCACAGAAACTGAAGtttaaaaaaaagcaaaacGCAGAGATTTAGTGTCAATTAAGAAAGGGATCAAAACAAGATCAAGCAAAACTCTTCATTGGTCCTAAAAAGAACCATTAACTTTTGATCGAGAAAGCAAAGAGATGGAATCTAGTAGACGAAGACAGTTTAGTGTAGAGTCTAAACATCGTTTTCGTCTCTACGAATCGGACAAAGCGTTGTCTCGTAACAGCAAATTCGGAGATCCCCagatttatatttagaaactcTATTACATCGAATCGAGACAAAAGTAGTTGCAAATGtcataaaattactaaaaaaggAAAGTGAATCTGAAACGAACCGTCGGGCAATTCATCTGAAGAAGCCAACGGGAACGAGCGGCGGATCTTGGAGAAGAGATCCAGATTCTCATCGGAGTCTCTAGAGAAACCATTCTGAGAGATGTTGCCTCTGCGAAACTGAGAGATCGCGGGAGTGTTCCTCCCACCGGCAAGAGACTCTCTGAGATTCCTGTTCATTGTTGTtgctggagagagagagaagcctGGAATCAAGGCTGTATGTGGAGAAAGAGTTTCTTACAATCTACGCCATTGGAGAGAGATCAGAGGAGAGAGATTCAGATCTAACGACCAAaggcaaaaaaagaaagaaagaaagaaagtagTTGTTATTATGTGTCACTTCCAAGTTGTTGAGGAGGGCTTAACTGTACTCTCTAGTAGTTTATCACGATGCATGTTCATCTTGCCTTCATCAATCATACTccccttttttatttatatatttatttatgagGCGGAGAAAGGAAGGAAGGTGTAGTTTCCTAATTATTTTCTTGGTGTACATTACATTATTtaagaaagaagatgaagatgatgaattaTTATGATTTGTGTAATGAGTTAGACCCCACGTGGTGTGTTATTTCCTTTACATTTCACATTTGGGTTTACTCTAAACTATAGAGTAACATAGAGACAAGGTGAGATCATTCAACCAAATATCTTTAAATAGTATATAGTTACAGGTGATGTATTCTTGTTTACGAAAACCTAATATAAACCGCAATTTACACTACTAGTCGTTATCATAACGGTTTACCAAATATTTATTAACCATCAGTTTTAGTTTATTAACAAACCAAAACCAgttttatttgtgattttttttttcttttcctcttACAAATGCAATTAAAATCTTTGTTGATGAATATTTGCTGAACCTTAGACCATCCGCAACGCGGGTACGTCCGAGTAACTTAGCGCGAAGACCTATGTAAATCTGAGTattataatagtttaattttttctttagcTAAGAAAGGGTCCGTAAACAAGGAGTTTAAGGACTTAATCCTTACGTGCGTGGCAACACCTGATAGGCTAGGGGGATTGGGATGTTTTCGCGTGGGGAAAAAACCGAGTCAGTTTCTTTCTACTtctcgaaaaaaaaaactctcctCGACATCGAAGGCGATACGGCGACAGGAGAAAGCTTAAGGTAAATCGGAGATTTCACGTCAATATTTGTGCATTTGGAGTTGTTGCATGTTGATTTCATATGGTTTTAGGGTTCTATTGAGAGGTTTAAATCGATTTAGGGTTGCAAATCGATTTGGGAATTTTTTTCGAATTAGGATTTTCATCtggttttgttattttcttcttcgcgATTCCccttttttgttgttttggtcGTTATTAAGGTTCAGATTGAGTTATATATCATCATAGGGTTGGGTATTGAGTTATAAATCGAGTAGTTTTTGTTCTTGCAGGTGTTGAAATGGAAGAAGAATTAAGAGATATGAAAGCACGGAAAGATTACTACAACATGCTTCATTACGTTGCAGATGCGCAACAGGGTATTCCTCAACTCTGTCCTTGTGGATCAATCACGAAGGAAGTCGTTGATGAAGAGGACACGTACGACTACCTACCGGGGAAAAGATATTTCATTTGCAAAGATTTCGAGGTATATAGTGTAGTCTGTTCTTCACATTATTATTTTTCGAAATGAATTAGCGGTTTAACAATGGTTATTATGTTTGGGCAGAATGACGGGTTGCATTTCAGGCAACCATGGGTTATGGGAATGCAACAAGAGGTTGAGAGgcttaaaaaaaattctacgaGCAGGAGAAGCTTCTAAGAGAGTGCCAGTCGCTTAAGGTGAGTTCAATAGAAATTGTAACATGAAATTGATAGTTGTTTGTACAACCTTTCGAACATAATGATTGGTTTCTGTGATATATGTTCAGGAGCAGGTGAGGATGCTGCTTAAGCGTGTGACTGAACTTGAGAGAGCCCATTCCGAGGTTAGTGTCTACACTTAGTTGTAGTTTTAGAAACCATCATTTATTAAACTTAAGGTTCTAGTTGTAGATAATAACACTAAATCTCTTCCTTGTTTGAACTTTAAAACTTTCTAGTTCAAACGTAAGTTTGTAGTTTGAGAACAATAACTTCTGTCCTTTGAAGTAGTTAAGTTTCTGGTGTGAATTTGAAAGTGAAATGATAGGTTTTAAATACGAAGTAAACCACTTGTACTTTGAATGCGAAGTTAACCATTAAATTGTGCCTAACTGTTTATATGGGGGGAAAAGcttcattaaatttttattagctGTAATGATAGGACTGTTTCCTACTAGAATTCAATAGATTTGCGTAAATAATCCCTTATTTACTCGCCTCCCTTAGGTAGTTTAGTGAACCAGAGTCTTCTTCCTAAATGGCAAACTCCACAAGTTTTATAAACCTTTTAGCTAGTCAAGGGGTAGTTGACCTTGACTCACCCGAACCTCC is drawn from Brassica rapa cultivar Chiifu-401-42 chromosome A05, CAAS_Brap_v3.01, whole genome shotgun sequence and contains these coding sequences:
- the LOC103870603 gene encoding serine/arginine repetitive matrix protein 2; this translates as MNRNLRESLAGGRNTPAISQFRRGNISQNGFSRDSDENLDLFSKIRRSFPLASSDELPDVSVKLGRLSVGSKPAPRGKGDDLLSSAEGGKNDYDWLLTPPGTPLGNDSHSSLAAPKITPSARATSASKASRLSVSQSETSYHSTRPARSSSVTRPSLSTSQYTSFTSNRSPSSILNTSSASVSSYIRPSSPSSRSSSSARPSTPTRTSSASRASTPSRIRPGSSSSSMDKPRPSLSSSRPSTPTSRPQITANSPNIVASRPNSRPSTPTRRTPSISSASATSGSNISTGRGGTNCRVTPSLSRPSSPGPRVRTTPQQPIVLADFPLDTPPNLRTSLQGRPISAGRSRPAAGSSITAKASPEPKGPLTRRNSSPVVTRGRLTETQGKGRYGGGNGLQHHMDAPEPRRISNVADVTSRRTLKTSSTVADSNNGLGRSFSKNSLDMAIRHMDIRNGKSNGCALSTTTLFPQSIRQASSKIQPIRSVNNLSDSISSSSAENGNEATDGRRLMGKLSDMDMYESSRYDALLLKEDVKNTNWLHSIDDRSSDHGLMFDNGGFELLPEPFGPL